In a genomic window of Drosophila takahashii strain IR98-3 E-12201 chromosome 3L, DtakHiC1v2, whole genome shotgun sequence:
- the crim gene encoding UPAR/Ly6 domain-containing protein crim → MHSQTNLIAVLLLAALIHEGSAIWCYRCTSATPGCAEKFNWRGIGFLGEHCPEPDDICVKVTERRGARETITRDCLSALSFRKDIPADKYEGCRPAAHDEKLANYVNHTIKEHDVRRDYYTDTTFCFCFLDHRCNGASGLQVSALMGLLTLVTTALLLR, encoded by the exons ACTGCTGCTGGCAGCTTTAATTCACGAAG GCTCTGCAATTTGGTGCTACCGCTGTACTTCGGCCACTCCCGGCTGCGCGGAGAAGTTTAACTGGCGGGGAATAGGATTCCTGGGCGAGCACTGCCCGGAACCCGACGACATCTGCGTCAAGGTGACCGAGCGACGCGGCG CCAGGGAAACCATCACTCGCGACTGCCTCAGCGCTCTGAGCTTCCGCAAGGACATTCCCGCCGACAAATACGAGGGTTGTAGACCAGCCGCCCATGATGAGAAGTTGGCGAACTACGTCAATCACACGATCAAGGAGCACGACGTGCGACGGGACTACTACACGGACACCAcgttctgcttctgcttcctGGACCACCGCTGCAATGGGGCCAGTGGCCTGCAGGTGTCCGCCTTGATGGGCCTCCTCACCCTGGTCACCACTGCCCTGCTCCTCCGCTAG
- the mtTFB1 gene encoding dimethyladenosine transferase 1, mitochondrial has product MTQASARVLQSGMRLPPMPTIRELVKLYRLQARKQLSQNFLMDERLTDKIVKSAGRIDPRDLVLEVGPGPGGITRSILRRQPQRLVLVEKDPRFGETLQLLKECASPLNIQFDIHYDDILRFNMEQHIPDTSQRIHLIGNLPFAISTRLLINWFEDLAARRGAFRRIDTCMTLTFQQEVAERICAPVGGEQRCRLSVMSQIWTEPILKFTIPGKAFVPKPQVDVGVVKLMPLKRPKTQLPFPLVERVVRHIFSMRQKYCRRGYGTLLPPEDREEVTQKLFQRAEVQDTLRSFELTVEQCLRLAEVYAEHLVAHPEVAAYDYRAPKNVEIL; this is encoded by the coding sequence ATGACCCAAGCAAGTGCCCGTGTGCTGCAGAGCGGCATGCGCCTGCCGCCCATGCCCACGATTCGGGAGCTGGTGAAGCTCTACAGGCTGCAGGCCAGGAAACAGCTCAGCCAGAACTTCCTCATGGACGAGCGGTTGACGGACAAGATTGTCAAGTCGGCGGGGCGCATAGATCCCAGGGATTTGGTCCTGGAAGTGGGTCCCGGTCCCGGCGGCATCACTCGCTCCATTCTGCGCCGTCAGCCGCAGCGTTTGGTGCTCGTCGAGAAGGATCCGCGCTTCGGCGAGACTCTGCAGCTGCTGAAGGAGTGTGCCAGTCCCCTGAACATCCAGTTCGACATCCACTACGATGATATCCTGCGCTTCAACATGGAGCAGCACATCCCGGACACCTCGCAGAGGATCCACTTGATTGGCAACCTGCCGTTCGCCATCTCAACGCGGCTGCTGATCAACTGGTTCGAGGATTTGGCCGCCCGGAGGGGAGCCTTCCGGCGCATCGACACCTGCATGACTCTGACCTTCCAGCAGGAGGTGGCCGAGCGAATCTGTGCCCCTGTGGGCGGCGAGCAGCGCTGCCGGCTGTCGGTGATGTCGCAGATCTGGACGGAGCCCATCCTGAAGTTCACAATTCCTGGCAAAGCGTTCGTTCCGAAGCCGCAGGTGGATGTGGGCGTCGTGAAGCTCATGCCCCTCAAGCGCCCCAAGACACAGCTGCCGTTTCCGCTCGTCGAGCGCGTGGTGCGTCACATCTTTAGCATGCGGCAGAAGTACTGCCGCCGCGGCTATGGCACCCTGCTTCCGCCAGAAGATCGCGAGGAGGTTACCCAAAAGCTCTTCCAGCGCGCCGAAGTGCAGGATACGCTGCGTTCCTTTGAACTGACCGTGGAGCAGTGCCTACGGCTGGCCGAAGTCTACGCGGAGCACCTGGTGGCCCATCCCGAGGTGGCTGCCTACGATTACCGGGCGCCCAAGAATGTGGAGATCCTCTAA
- the Ccdc56 gene encoding cytochrome c oxidase assembly factor 3, mitochondrial, with translation MSASEQGPKIKYGESAPKLDKAQLQFMKLIEEQNLDRVQKLKRIRRNNLLTAGALGVSVLAIYGYSIFSVQQEKFLDDFEEPKKVSS, from the coding sequence ATGTCGGCATCGGAGCAGGGACCTAAGATCAAGTACGGGGAAAGCGCTCCGAAGCTGGACAAGGCGCAGCTGCAGTTCATGAAGCTGATTGAGGAGCAGAACCTGGACCGCGTGCAAAAGCTGAAGCGCATCCGCCGCAACAATCTGCTGACCGCCGGCGCCCTGGGAGTCTCCGTTTTGGCCATCTACGGCTACTCCATCTTTTCGGTGCAGCAGGAGAAGTTCCTGGACGACTTCGAGGAGCCCAAGAAGGTGTCTTCTTAG